A single genomic interval of Solimonas sp. K1W22B-7 harbors:
- a CDS encoding GNAT family N-acetyltransferase, translating to MGRRCGGLRKNSTSPALILHGYGATLQVFCRDGKWFYFAEACMEVREALEVDAEAVSKLLNQLGYRASPKLIREKLEALNSSSCDAVLLAQDSDNILGVISLHVLELFHQPGRLGRITSLVIDDAFRRQGVGAMLVSAADAFFAEQRCVRAEVTSGDHRVQAMYFISSKAMSPTSVVS from the coding sequence ATGGGTCGCCGTTGCGGGGGATTGCGAAAAAATTCCACAAGTCCTGCACTGATTTTGCACGGTTACGGCGCGACACTGCAGGTATTCTGTCGAGATGGAAAATGGTTTTACTTTGCCGAGGCCTGTATGGAAGTTAGAGAGGCGCTGGAAGTCGACGCGGAAGCAGTATCCAAGCTCCTGAATCAGTTGGGCTATCGTGCCTCGCCAAAGCTCATTCGAGAGAAGCTTGAGGCTCTAAACTCCAGTTCTTGCGACGCAGTGCTGTTGGCGCAGGACAGTGACAATATTCTCGGAGTCATCAGCTTGCACGTGCTTGAACTGTTCCATCAGCCAGGGAGGCTCGGACGCATCACCTCGTTGGTCATTGATGACGCCTTCCGAAGACAGGGTGTCGGGGCAATGCTGGTTTCCGCTGCTGACGCTTTTTTTGCAGAGCAACGTTGTGTCCGGGCGGAGGTGACTAGTGGCGACCACCGGGTGCAGGCCATGTATTTTATCAGCAGCAAGGCTATGAGCCCGACGAGCGTCGTTTCGTGA
- a CDS encoding zeta toxin family protein: MLGIWPSGHSIDHPGIQKGMTKNTEAEADTDFAGDGMAVPTGPAAELEAHVLSHLPDFLERYRRKAFDYVGNSNYFSADIAKELFPEYAENREARMANSSLVQAASIRIKEEAFRRLCEQAPDGETDRVVFMAGGTGAGKSTLSPRTGVVYDGNLASIRGARRKIDTVLKTGRKVLVAYVYREPLQAYRDGVLPRAQRYGRIVPTDVHASTHVGAFTAFKALKRYFKNDDRVQVIGQAPEGSPPQAAQLCGELDELVREQLRMGKISELLASYALKRGR, translated from the coding sequence ATGCTTGGCATCTGGCCATCGGGGCACTCGATAGATCATCCGGGAATCCAGAAAGGCATGACAAAAAATACTGAGGCCGAAGCCGATACAGACTTTGCAGGAGACGGAATGGCGGTGCCAACGGGGCCGGCGGCGGAACTGGAAGCGCATGTACTGTCCCATCTTCCGGATTTCCTTGAGCGGTATCGTCGCAAGGCATTCGACTATGTCGGGAATTCCAACTACTTCAGCGCCGACATAGCCAAGGAACTGTTCCCGGAGTATGCGGAAAACCGGGAAGCGCGCATGGCGAACTCGAGCCTGGTGCAAGCCGCTTCAATCCGGATCAAGGAAGAAGCATTCCGACGTCTATGCGAGCAGGCGCCTGATGGGGAAACTGACAGGGTTGTTTTCATGGCCGGTGGTACAGGAGCAGGAAAATCCACGCTGTCTCCACGAACGGGTGTGGTGTATGACGGAAACCTTGCCTCGATTCGAGGGGCCAGGAGAAAGATCGATACGGTTCTGAAGACGGGCCGCAAGGTCCTGGTCGCATATGTGTATCGTGAGCCGTTGCAAGCCTACCGCGATGGAGTGCTGCCGCGCGCGCAGCGCTACGGCAGAATCGTTCCTACAGATGTTCATGCCAGTACGCACGTCGGTGCATTTACAGCGTTCAAGGCTTTGAAGCGATACTTCAAGAACGACGACAGAGTGCAGGTCATCGGGCAGGCGCCGGAAGGGTCGCCGCCGCAAGCAGCTCAACTATGTGGTGAACTTGACGAGCTTGTGCGGGAACAGTTGCGGATGGGCAAGATTTCGGAACTCCTGGCGTCGTATGCATTGAAGCGGGGTAGGTGA